The Longimicrobiales bacterium genome contains the following window.
TTCCGCGAGTACCGGGGCATCATCCCGCCGAAGGCGTTCGAGGCGGCCGTCCCTCTCGCGTACGGTGTCACGACGAACCTCGACAACTCGATGTGGTCGCAGGACATCTTCCCCGCGATCCAGATGATCGAGCAGGGCACGCTCGTCGGATCGCGCACGTTCACGACTGGTGACCCCCTCTATCGGGGCGACGCGGCCCGACAGAACGACCTGAGCAGCTACGAGGTCACCGACGACAACATCGCGCGACTGCAGTCGTGGGGCGCGGTTTCGCTGAAACAGTACATGCAGCCCCGTCGCAATCAGCGTCAGTGGGTATCCGATGTCGCGCGTGAGCGTGGCCTCATGGTTACCGCCGAGGGGGGCGACCTGGCCTACAACCTCAGCATGATCATGGACGGACAGACCGCGTGGGAGCACCCGATCAGCTACGTGCCTATGTACTCGGATGCCACGCGCTTCTTCGGGATGGCAAACACCGTGTACTCACCGACCTTCATGGTCGGAGGCCCTGGGCCCTGGAACGACGAGTATTTCTTCCAGGAGACCGAGGTGTGGAGGAATGAGAAACTGCGGCTGTGGATGCCGTGGAAGCAGTTGGTTCCCCACGCACGCCGCCCGTTCCAGCGTCCTGAGACGGACTACAGCTATCCAATGCTCGCGCAGGTCCTTGCCGATATCATCGCAGAGGGCGGCCATGGCGCTATCGGCTCACACGGCCAGCAGCACGGGCTCGCCTCGCACTGGGAGGTCTGGGTCGCGGCTTCCGCGATGGGGCCGATGGGGGCGCTCGAACTCGCGAGCAACGAGGGCGCGTACTTCCTGGGAGCCGAGCAGGACGTCGGATCTCTGGCCGTCGGAAAGCTGGCCGATCTGATGATCCTGAACTCCAACCCGCTCGACAACATCCGGAACACGACCGACATCCAGTCGGTGATGAAGGGAGGCGTTCTGTACGACGGGATGACGCTCGACGAGGTATGGCCACAGCAGCGCGCGTACGGGACGCGGCCATGGATCTACGATGAGATCTGGCGGAGCGGGCCGCGGCCGGTGAACCGATGAGGCTCGGTGCGGCCGTCGTTGGACTGCTTGGGCCGGTGATCAGGCCCAAGCAGTCTCACTGACTAGAAGTAGAGGTCCAGCAGGGGACAGGTATTCCAACGACCCATTTGTCCGGAAAGCCAAGGCAGCGCTGAGTGATGGGTCTTGGCATGCGGAGGCAGCTCGGGCTAGGGGTTAGTGATCACATTCGCGCAGCACTCACCCCCGTCCTAACCACCACGCCTGAGCACCTGGCCTGGATACGCCGACTGCACGACGGAATCAATGTCCCAGACTTGGACTCCGTTGACCCACACGCCGTGGATGCCCGTCGAAGCAAGCTGGGGAGACTCGAAGTCCGCGTGGTCCGTGACCATCTCGGGATCGAACAGTACGAGGTCGGCCCATGCTCCTTCTCGGATGACCCCACGATCCACGATTCCCATGTGTTCAGCTGCGAGGCCAGTCATCCGATAGACCGCCTCCTCGAGAGAGAGCATTCCGTCCTCCCTCACCTGCGTACGAAGCACTCGCGTGAAGGACCCATACCCACGTGGATGGGGCCCCGCGAGTTCACCATCGCTGCTCACATTCGTATGCGCCCACTGATAGAGGCCGGCAATGTCTTCCTCCTTCATGCTGCGAGCGACGATCGACTCTCGCACGTCATCAGGAGCGTCGGGACCGTACGCCATGTCTAGAAGGGCGAGATACGCGGTGACCGCATCCTCTTCCCGCTCTAACGCGATCTCCTCAAGCGTAAGGCCCACGTAGGACGGTTCCGGGGTGAAGCGTCCGAAAATGATCCCATCCGGCAGCGCCACTTCTCGGAGGGCAAACCCGACCTGTTCTCGAGTGAAGTTCCCGTCCGGTACCAGCACTCTCATCGTGGACTGCCAGTACGTGTATGGGTAGACGTCCGCCGTGACGTCGACGCCCCTCGCCCTGGCCGCATCCAGCTTCTGGAGCAGTTCATCCGAGCGACCCCAAAGGCTGGTCATGGCAAGCTTCATGTGGCTCACCTGGACGGGGAGGCCAGCTTCGGAGCCGATGAAGAGGATCTCATCGATGGCATCCCAGAATGTCCGGTCCTCACTTCGGATGTGGCTGATGTAGCGGCCATTGAACTCGGCGGCGACGTGGGCCAGGGAGACCACTTCCTCGGTCGTGCTGTTGAGGGCAGCCGAGTACTCGAGGCCTGTACTTAGACCGAAAGAGCCCTGCTCCATATCCGCCCGGAGCAGCACAGACATCGAGTCCGTTTCGGGTGGGGTCGCTGTGCGCTGCAAATCATCACCCATGACCTCCCGCCGAAGCGCTGCGTGTCCAGTGTACGATGCAACGTTGACCGCGGGAGGCGTCGCCTCGGCTTGGGTGAAGAAGTCGACGAGGGGATATTGGGAGCCGCCATCCTGACCCACCACGATGGTCGTTATGCCCTGACTTACCACGGCCCGAGCGGACCGCATGTCGCTGAGCAATCCTCGGTCGTGATGGCTGTGCGTGTCGATGAAGCCGGGCGAGAGTACAGCGCCCCCACCATTCACGACGGTCTCACCTCTGCGCGGCGTGAGCTCGCCGACCTCGGCAATTCGGCCGTCGACGACGCGCACTGACCCCGGGGACGAGGGCGAGCCTGTACCATCGATAACGCGCACATCTTGAAACAACGTGCCGTTTGAGGATGGGCTGCATGCCGCCATCAAGCCGGTCGCTAGCAGCAGCAAAGACCGTCGGGAGACTTTCAAACTATACCTGGGCAGGAGGCGCACGACATGCTCGA
Protein-coding sequences here:
- a CDS encoding amidohydrolase family protein, with the protein product MRVVDGRIAEVGELTPRRGETVVNGGGAVLSPGFIDTHSHHDRGLLSDMRSARAVVSQGITTIVVGQDGGSQYPLVDFFTQAEATPPAVNVASYTGHAALRREVMGDDLQRTATPPETDSMSVLLRADMEQGSFGLSTGLEYSAALNSTTEEVVSLAHVAAEFNGRYISHIRSEDRTFWDAIDEILFIGSEAGLPVQVSHMKLAMTSLWGRSDELLQKLDAARARGVDVTADVYPYTYWQSTMRVLVPDGNFTREQVGFALREVALPDGIIFGRFTPEPSYVGLTLEEIALEREEDAVTAYLALLDMAYGPDAPDDVRESIVARSMKEEDIAGLYQWAHTNVSSDGELAGPHPRGYGSFTRVLRTQVREDGMLSLEEAVYRMTGLAAEHMGIVDRGVIREGAWADLVLFDPEMVTDHADFESPQLASTGIHGVWVNGVQVWDIDSVVQSAYPGQVLRRGG